The following coding sequences are from one Sander lucioperca isolate FBNREF2018 chromosome 2, SLUC_FBN_1.2, whole genome shotgun sequence window:
- the LOC116050701 gene encoding methylcytosine dioxygenase tet3-A-like — protein MPRPTAGPGVPSEDIYEFSMDEKEAQSLHLHRKSLEKTSPLSKYIETEHQQAGLFSLSPFYASVDPTVDLQKKKRKKCGDCTPCLRKENCRSCANCLNRKTGKQICKLRKCEQLKKRRNEWEVSEVEYFEDNRRGCLGNPDLAAELLVRQRHEALVRCKCGG, from the exons ATGCCCAGGCCAACGGCAGGGCCTGGCGTGCCATCTGAGGACATTTATGAATTCTCAATGGACGAAAAGGAGGCTCAGTCTCTCCACTTGCACAGAAAATCTTTAGAGAAGACGTCTCCTCTGAGCAAATATATTGAGACTGAACACCAGCAAGCGGggctcttctctctgtctcccttctATGCCTCCGTGGACCCCACTGTTGACCTCcagaagaaaaagaggaagaaatgtGGCGACTGCACTCCCTGCCTCCGCAAAGAGAACTGCCGTTCCTGCGCAAACTGTCTGAACCGCAAGACGGGCAAGCAGATCTGCAAACTGCGCAAATGTGAACAGCTGAAGAAGAGACGGAATGAGTGGGAGGTGAGCGAG GTGGAATATTTTGAAGACAACCGACGAGGCTGCTTGGGAAACCCTGACCTGGCAGCTGAG CTGTTGGTTCGTCAGCGCCATGAGGCTCTTGTGAGGTGTAAATGTGGTGGTTAG